A window of the Oscillospiraceae bacterium genome harbors these coding sequences:
- the nadD gene encoding nicotinate (nicotinamide) nucleotide adenylyltransferase, whose protein sequence is MDKLLVYGGTFNPIHNGHLHLVSSFEKITGAQRVVLIPTRVPPHKAASGLVSGKHRLEMCRLAVQRHGWQVSDMEIRRKPPSYTADTLQQIAQENPGTKLYFLTGEDMFLTLFSWHNPMQILSLATICAAPRSLTGFDRMMCFADRVRRAGGHALVKNVRYLPVSSTQVRAAVQQGKDVHSLVPTAVASYIQQNSLYREPM, encoded by the coding sequence ATGGACAAGCTGCTGGTATACGGCGGCACTTTTAACCCCATCCACAATGGGCATCTGCACCTGGTGTCGTCTTTTGAAAAAATAACAGGGGCCCAGCGAGTGGTGCTCATTCCCACGCGCGTTCCTCCACACAAGGCGGCTTCCGGTTTGGTCTCGGGGAAACACCGCCTGGAAATGTGCCGCCTTGCGGTGCAGCGGCACGGCTGGCAGGTCAGCGATATGGAAATCCGGCGGAAACCGCCTAGCTATACGGCTGACACACTGCAGCAGATTGCACAGGAAAACCCCGGTACAAAGCTGTATTTCCTGACCGGGGAGGATATGTTCCTCACGTTGTTTTCCTGGCACAATCCAATGCAGATTTTAAGCCTTGCCACCATCTGTGCTGCGCCGCGCAGCCTGACCGGGTTTGACCGCATGATGTGTTTTGCCGACCGGGTTCGCCGGGCCGGCGGACATGCACTGGTAAAAAATGTGCGTTACCTGCCGGTTTCCTCTACACAGGTGCGTGCGGCTGTACAGCAGGGAAAAGATGTGCATTCCCTGGTCCCAACAGCGGTCGCGTCCTATATTCAACAGAATTCTTTGTACAGGGAGCCGATGTAG
- the yunB gene encoding sporulation protein YunB, with protein MRRCCCGRPKAWGLLVLLGIFVAAVLAFDIAVRPYASAVVACEAKNYAVQAVQSAVLKRLNQKGTANKGDYVIITRGSDGSVQSISSNVEKQNALQAELTQAVQALVSSQPQQTVGVPLGTLTGSSFLHGCGPSIPVKVTLCSTVQTHLISSFDSTGINQTRHRLSLRVEVNMYTYFAGKDANQCAQVDIPVAETVIVGAVPGVVLQQSAKSG; from the coding sequence ATGCGCAGATGCTGCTGTGGCCGGCCGAAAGCGTGGGGACTGCTCGTCTTATTGGGAATTTTTGTGGCAGCGGTGCTTGCCTTTGATATTGCGGTGCGCCCGTACGCTTCCGCAGTCGTGGCCTGCGAGGCGAAAAATTACGCGGTGCAGGCGGTGCAGAGCGCTGTGCTCAAGCGCTTAAACCAGAAAGGCACTGCCAACAAGGGTGACTATGTTATCATTACACGCGGCAGCGACGGCAGTGTGCAGTCCATCAGCAGCAATGTAGAAAAACAGAATGCTCTGCAGGCTGAGTTAACTCAGGCAGTGCAGGCACTTGTCAGCAGCCAGCCGCAGCAGACGGTTGGTGTGCCGCTTGGAACATTGACCGGCAGCTCTTTTCTGCACGGCTGCGGACCGAGCATTCCGGTAAAGGTCACTCTCTGCAGTACGGTGCAGACGCACCTCATCAGTTCCTTTGACAGCACCGGCATCAATCAGACCCGTCACCGCCTTTCTCTGCGTGTAGAGGTTAATATGTACACCTACTTTGCGGGAAAAGACGCGAACCAGTGTGCGCAGGTCGATATCCCGGTCGCCGAAACTGTCATTGTCGGCGCAGTGCCCGGGGTGGTGCTGCAGCAGTCTGCAAAAAGCGGCTGA
- a CDS encoding 1-acyl-sn-glycerol-3-phosphate acyltransferase → MRGVYQAVVRATALPAALLLHLRYRGIHNIPKDGPFIVCSNHQCVADPYFIAIAFRQHLYFMAKSELFTEHGRAAAGFLRAAGAFPVHRAAADRQSLHTALKILQHGGCLGIFPQGKVVFENESFRPKAGAALLAARAGVPVVPVSIWCAAPWKFGKKTTVRIGPPLAAECFAGADRSRGRLRQSIALLAEAINHQLEMGH, encoded by the coding sequence ATGCGCGGGGTTTACCAGGCGGTGGTGCGCGCTACAGCATTGCCTGCGGCGCTGCTGCTGCATCTGCGGTACCGGGGCATTCATAATATTCCAAAGGACGGCCCATTTATTGTCTGCAGCAATCACCAGTGTGTCGCTGACCCTTATTTTATAGCGATTGCCTTTCGGCAGCATCTTTACTTTATGGCAAAAAGTGAATTGTTTACTGAGCATGGCCGTGCAGCGGCTGGCTTTTTGCGAGCCGCAGGTGCCTTTCCGGTGCATCGAGCGGCGGCCGACCGCCAAAGCCTGCACACAGCGCTGAAAATCTTACAGCACGGCGGCTGCCTCGGCATTTTTCCACAGGGAAAAGTTGTCTTTGAAAACGAGTCTTTCCGCCCCAAAGCTGGTGCGGCTTTGCTGGCGGCGCGGGCCGGGGTGCCGGTTGTCCCGGTTTCAATATGGTGCGCAGCACCGTGGAAATTCGGTAAAAAGACGACAGTACGAATTGGCCCGCCACTTGCGGCGGAGTGCTTTGCGGGGGCGGATCGCAGCCGCGGGCGCCTGCGGCAAAGCATAGCACTGCTTGCAGAAGCAATCAATCATCAGCTGGAAATGGGGCATTAG
- a CDS encoding YhbY family RNA-binding protein yields the protein MLTSKQRAYLRALANPLETILMLGKGGLTSDIVYQADTALEKRELIKGRVLPETCPVSAKDAAAALAEKTNAEVVQVIGSRFILYRKNTKEPKIALPKAGKK from the coding sequence ATGCTTACCAGTAAACAGCGCGCTTATCTGCGTGCCCTTGCCAATCCGCTGGAAACAATTTTAATGCTCGGCAAAGGCGGTCTTACGTCAGACATCGTTTATCAGGCCGACACCGCCCTGGAAAAGCGAGAGCTGATTAAAGGCCGCGTCCTACCGGAAACCTGCCCGGTTTCTGCGAAAGATGCTGCCGCAGCCCTGGCAGAAAAAACAAATGCAGAAGTTGTGCAGGTCATCGGTTCCCGATTCATTCTGTATCGGAAAAATACAAAAGAACCGAAAATTGCTCTTCCCAAAGCGGGCAAAAAGTAA
- the rsfS gene encoding ribosome silencing factor: MDPKTLAEAAVKILDKKKAQEIKLIGIEDISSLASYFLLATGTSSTHVKALADEVEFQLKQQGIPASHVEGYRSNSWILLDYGTVVIHIFTKEARAFYDLDRLWQDGKVEDISGLLTEE; this comes from the coding sequence ATGGATCCCAAAACGCTGGCCGAAGCGGCCGTCAAGATTTTAGACAAGAAAAAGGCACAGGAAATTAAGCTGATTGGAATAGAGGACATTTCGTCTTTGGCAAGCTATTTTCTTTTGGCGACCGGCACCAGCAGCACGCATGTCAAGGCGCTGGCAGATGAAGTGGAGTTTCAGCTGAAACAGCAGGGAATCCCTGCATCTCACGTAGAGGGCTACCGCAGCAATTCCTGGATCCTGCTGGATTACGGTACGGTTGTCATTCATATTTTCACCAAAGAAGCCCGCGCTTTTTATGACCTAGACCGCCTGTGGCAGGATGGTAAAGTTGAGGACATCTCTGGTCTGCTGACTGAGGAATAA
- the yqeK gene encoding bis(5'-nucleosyl)-tetraphosphatase (symmetrical) YqeK, whose product MDTQEAKRIIRPLLGDYRFNHSVCVSEAAKKLAKQYGANVEKAEMAGMLHDIMKDIPCERQLQLMAEYGIVLTPLEQHAPKLWHAMLGAGYLRNALGIDDQELLDSVRYHTTGRANMTLMDKIIFTADFISADRTYSNVEKFRKLAKKDLPKVMEAELAYTIEKLAKDGVPIHPDTFAAYNEITLQKLTEKKG is encoded by the coding sequence TTGGATACACAGGAAGCTAAGCGAATCATTCGTCCATTGCTGGGCGATTATCGTTTTAATCATTCCGTTTGTGTTAGTGAGGCGGCCAAAAAACTGGCCAAACAGTATGGCGCCAATGTAGAAAAGGCCGAAATGGCCGGTATGCTGCACGATATCATGAAAGATATTCCCTGTGAAAGGCAGCTGCAGCTAATGGCAGAGTACGGCATTGTGCTGACACCGCTTGAGCAGCATGCGCCAAAGCTGTGGCATGCAATGCTCGGTGCGGGCTATCTGCGCAATGCACTGGGTATTGATGACCAGGAGCTGCTGGACTCTGTGCGCTACCATACCACCGGTCGAGCCAATATGACGCTGATGGATAAAATTATTTTTACAGCAGATTTTATTTCGGCAGACCGTACTTACAGTAATGTGGAAAAGTTTCGCAAGCTGGCAAAAAAAGACCTGCCAAAAGTAATGGAGGCAGAGCTGGCCTATACCATTGAAAAGCTCGCGAAAGACGGCGTCCCTATTCACCCCGACACATTTGCTGCTTATAATGAAATTACACTGCAAAAACTTACTGAAAAGAAAGGCTGA
- the ligA gene encoding NAD-dependent DNA ligase LigA, protein MQQEEAKKRIAQLREQIRYHNRKYYVEDAPEIDDYAYDMLYRELQNLEAQFPALRTLDSPTQQVGGAALPQFSKVRHEVVMESLHDSFSHEELREFDRRVREVASPVTYVVEPKFDGLSVSLEYRDGVFVRGSTRGDGTVGEDVTENLRTIRTIPKTLARPLPYLEVRGEVYMSHTSFFKLCAQQELAGEKPFKNPRNAAAGSLRQKDSRITAARVLDIFVFNVQQITGKTLSQHDEALAYLKELGFTVSPFFKTCDTIDEAVAEVERIGSQRGSFDYSIDGAVIKVNSFAQRRELGSTAKFPKWAEAFKYPPEEKQTKLLNIEVNVGRTGVLTPTGVFEPVTLAGTTVSRATLHNQDFITEKNIRIGDTVTLRKAGEIIPEVVSVVSHADSAEPYLLPKVCPSCGGPVVREPGESAVRCTNAACPAQLSRHLIHFVSRDAMDIDSCGPAVIEQLIAKGLVHSPADLYALTMAQLTGIERMGEKSAQNLLDGIAHSKQNDLSRLLFAMGIPHIGQKAAKLLAARFGSMTALFRADAAEIAAIDGFGDIMAESVQEFFNLGSTAELVARLRDAGVNMESTLQVSDHRFAGRTFVLTGTLADMTRAEATALIEKYGGKVSGSVSKKTSYLLAGEEAGSKLTKAQKLGVPVLSEKEFAAMLSE, encoded by the coding sequence ATGCAGCAGGAAGAAGCGAAAAAGCGAATTGCGCAACTGCGGGAGCAGATTCGCTATCACAATCGCAAATACTATGTAGAAGATGCACCGGAAATTGACGACTATGCCTATGATATGCTTTACCGGGAACTGCAGAATTTGGAGGCGCAGTTTCCTGCACTGCGCACGCTGGATTCCCCAACGCAGCAGGTCGGCGGCGCGGCGCTGCCGCAGTTCAGCAAAGTGCGTCATGAAGTTGTCATGGAAAGTCTGCATGATTCTTTTTCGCATGAGGAACTGCGCGAATTTGACCGCCGTGTGCGCGAGGTGGCTTCTCCGGTAACGTATGTTGTCGAACCGAAGTTTGACGGTCTGTCGGTTTCCCTTGAGTACCGCGACGGCGTTTTTGTGCGCGGCTCTACCCGCGGTGATGGCACCGTAGGCGAAGATGTCACGGAAAATCTGCGTACGATTCGCACCATACCCAAAACGCTTGCCCGCCCGCTGCCGTACCTTGAGGTGCGCGGCGAGGTTTACATGTCGCACACAAGCTTTTTCAAACTTTGTGCGCAGCAGGAACTGGCGGGGGAGAAGCCCTTTAAAAATCCGCGAAACGCAGCGGCGGGTTCTTTGCGGCAAAAGGACAGCCGCATTACAGCGGCCCGTGTACTCGATATTTTTGTATTCAATGTGCAGCAGATCACCGGAAAGACGCTTTCTCAGCACGACGAAGCGCTGGCATATTTAAAGGAACTTGGTTTTACAGTTTCACCGTTCTTTAAAACTTGTGACACCATTGATGAGGCCGTTGCCGAAGTGGAGCGCATTGGTAGCCAGCGAGGCAGCTTTGATTACTCCATTGACGGCGCCGTGATTAAAGTCAATTCGTTTGCCCAGCGGCGGGAACTCGGCAGTACGGCCAAATTCCCGAAATGGGCAGAGGCTTTTAAATATCCGCCGGAAGAAAAGCAGACAAAACTGCTGAATATTGAAGTCAACGTTGGCCGCACCGGTGTGCTGACCCCCACCGGCGTTTTTGAGCCGGTCACTTTAGCGGGAACCACTGTCAGCCGCGCGACTTTGCATAATCAGGATTTCATTACTGAAAAGAATATTCGTATCGGGGATACAGTCACACTGCGCAAAGCGGGAGAGATTATTCCAGAGGTTGTCAGTGTCGTTTCCCATGCGGACAGCGCTGAACCTTACCTGCTGCCAAAAGTATGTCCCTCCTGCGGCGGCCCGGTTGTGCGGGAGCCCGGTGAGTCGGCGGTGCGCTGTACAAACGCGGCCTGTCCCGCACAGCTTTCCCGCCACCTCATTCACTTTGTCAGCCGGGATGCCATGGATATCGACAGCTGCGGACCGGCGGTTATTGAGCAGCTGATTGCAAAGGGCCTTGTGCATTCGCCGGCAGATCTATATGCGCTGACCATGGCGCAGCTTACCGGTATTGAGCGCATGGGTGAAAAGTCTGCTCAAAATCTCTTGGATGGTATTGCACACAGTAAACAAAATGATCTGTCGCGCCTTCTGTTTGCAATGGGTATTCCACATATCGGCCAGAAAGCGGCCAAGCTTTTGGCAGCACGCTTTGGCAGCATGACTGCACTCTTTCGTGCGGATGCCGCAGAGATTGCCGCAATCGATGGCTTTGGGGATATTATGGCAGAGAGCGTACAGGAGTTCTTTAATTTGGGTTCCACTGCAGAGCTGGTTGCCCGCCTGCGTGACGCCGGCGTCAATATGGAAAGCACGCTGCAGGTTTCGGACCACCGTTTTGCTGGCAGGACCTTTGTCCTCACCGGTACGCTGGCAGATATGACCCGCGCAGAGGCCACCGCATTGATTGAAAAATACGGCGGCAAAGTTTCTGGCAGTGTCAGCAAAAAAACCAGTTATCTGCTTGCCGGCGAAGAAGCTGGCAGCAAGCTGACAAAAGCCCAGAAGCTCGGTGTTCCGGTGCTGTCAGAGAAAGAATTTGCCGCAATGCTTTCAGAATAA
- a CDS encoding 1-acyl-sn-glycerol-3-phosphate acyltransferase, with protein sequence MKMTPLYRFAKIVPSWFARPIVPNRVRGKENIPKKGAAILCINHMRNSDPVRIFLSCHRQVFFLGKQELFQNKFLAWVLRNVGVIPIQRGRGDVGAINSAGKHLESGDLLGVFIEGTRSKDGSLGKPKAGAAMLSWRYHVPVIPCCITAKDGHLPQSFEKCCVTYGKPLTPEELGLLEGKGSEFREASRMIMEKIAEIREADVKAFEK encoded by the coding sequence ATGAAAATGACACCTCTTTACCGGTTTGCAAAAATTGTTCCCTCATGGTTTGCGCGCCCTATCGTGCCAAACCGCGTGCGTGGAAAAGAAAATATCCCGAAAAAGGGTGCGGCAATTCTATGTATTAACCACATGCGCAATTCGGACCCGGTCCGTATTTTCCTTTCCTGTCACCGGCAGGTTTTTTTCCTCGGCAAACAGGAATTGTTTCAGAATAAATTTCTTGCCTGGGTGCTGCGCAATGTCGGCGTCATTCCCATTCAGCGCGGCCGCGGAGATGTTGGTGCAATCAACAGTGCTGGAAAGCATCTGGAGTCCGGTGATCTGCTGGGGGTGTTTATCGAGGGTACCCGCAGCAAAGATGGCTCTCTCGGCAAACCAAAGGCTGGCGCGGCCATGCTTTCGTGGCGCTACCACGTGCCGGTGATTCCCTGCTGCATTACCGCAAAAGATGGACATCTGCCGCAGTCTTTTGAAAAATGCTGCGTGACTTATGGCAAGCCTCTTACGCCAGAGGAACTTGGTCTGCTGGAAGGGAAAGGCAGCGAGTTCCGCGAAGCAAGCCGCATGATTATGGAGAAGATAGCCGAGATACGCGAAGCTGATGTAAAGGCTTTTGAAAAGTGA
- the cmk gene encoding (d)CMP kinase, with protein sequence MIQIAIDGPAGAGKSTIARKVAAEIGFLYVDTGALYRALGLFALQRDAAPDDVAAVTALLPQIHLSLQFENGAQKVFLQGEDVSEQIRTPEVSRASSLVSAIPQVRTFLFDLQKQLAEQNNVIMDGRDIGTVVLPDAQLKIFLTASPEDRAQRRFQEMQQKGQPADYARVLADIRRRDEQDTHRAVAPLKAAMDALKVDTTGNTLEESVALLRNLIREKLGV encoded by the coding sequence ATGATCCAGATTGCCATTGATGGTCCAGCTGGGGCGGGCAAAAGCACGATAGCACGAAAGGTAGCCGCAGAGATCGGTTTCCTTTACGTAGATACCGGTGCACTTTACCGCGCGCTGGGCCTGTTTGCTCTGCAGCGGGACGCCGCGCCTGACGATGTGGCTGCGGTAACTGCTTTGCTGCCGCAGATACACCTTTCTCTGCAGTTCGAAAACGGTGCACAAAAGGTTTTTCTGCAGGGAGAAGATGTTTCAGAGCAGATTCGTACTCCAGAAGTCAGCCGGGCCTCCTCTTTGGTTTCGGCTATTCCGCAGGTGCGTACCTTTTTGTTTGACCTGCAGAAGCAGCTAGCCGAGCAGAACAATGTGATTATGGACGGCCGCGATATTGGTACTGTTGTTTTGCCAGACGCACAGCTCAAAATCTTTCTTACCGCTTCCCCGGAAGACCGTGCGCAGCGCCGGTTTCAAGAGATGCAGCAAAAGGGTCAGCCGGCGGATTATGCCCGCGTCTTAGCAGATATCCGCAGACGTGACGAGCAGGATACCCACCGTGCAGTGGCACCCCTAAAAGCGGCGATGGATGCGCTGAAAGTTGACACGACCGGCAATACATTGGAAGAAAGTGTAGCTCTGCTGCGAAATTTGATTCGCGAAAAACTGGGAGTCTGA
- a CDS encoding bifunctional 4-hydroxy-3-methylbut-2-enyl diphosphate reductase/30S ribosomal protein S1 — protein MKVTVAKSAGFCFGVNRAVTMVEDLLAKGKKVCTLGPIIHNPQTLSKLEARGAVVVEQPEEAPPGSTLVIRSHGVPKAIRERVEKLPVECADATCPFVEKIHRIVAQEGEKGRTVLIAGDPKHPEVEGIIGDCTGPAFVFRSAEELKKRLPQQQIAQKTAVSVVSQTTFSVAEWRNCLEILNKVYTNIKIFDTICNATASRQKEAEDLARTCDAMIVLGGRQSSNTAKLYEVCKQYAPTFFAQCAAEIPRDAFAGVHHVGITAGASTPASIIKEVLVTMAEINEGANSPETAEGGDNFAEMLEESLKSLNTDEKVHGVVVGVTPTEVLVDVGRKQSGFVPRAELTNDPNAKIEDLVKVGDEMDLLIMRTNDQEGTIMLSKRRLDAAKGWDEIVAAEENQTVLTGTVVEVVKGGVIAVTKNVRIFIPASQATASRSDPLDALLKKEVKFRIIEVNRSRRRAVGSIRSVLRDERKKQAEKFWETAEVGKEYDGVVKSLTSYGAFVDLGGIDGMIHISELSWTRIKHPSEVVNIGDKVHVYIKNLDHEKGKISLGYKRPEDNPWEVLKRDYPVGTVVEATIVGMTTFGAFARIIPGIDGLIHISQIADHRIDKPQDVLQMGQTVKAVITDIDFDRHRVSLSIRKLIESGEMPEQAEDSAE, from the coding sequence TTGAAAGTTACAGTGGCAAAATCGGCCGGTTTCTGTTTCGGCGTCAACCGCGCGGTCACCATGGTCGAGGACCTGCTGGCAAAGGGGAAAAAGGTTTGTACACTTGGCCCAATTATTCACAATCCGCAGACGCTTTCCAAGCTGGAAGCACGGGGCGCAGTTGTTGTGGAGCAGCCGGAAGAAGCCCCGCCCGGCAGCACGCTGGTGATTCGCAGCCACGGTGTGCCAAAGGCAATTCGCGAGCGGGTCGAAAAGTTGCCGGTCGAGTGCGCGGACGCAACCTGTCCCTTTGTCGAAAAGATTCATCGCATTGTTGCCCAAGAGGGGGAGAAAGGCCGTACCGTTTTGATTGCCGGTGACCCCAAACACCCTGAGGTAGAGGGGATTATAGGTGACTGCACAGGGCCTGCTTTTGTCTTTCGCTCGGCGGAAGAACTGAAAAAAAGACTGCCACAGCAGCAAATTGCTCAGAAAACTGCTGTATCAGTTGTGTCACAAACCACTTTTAGTGTTGCAGAATGGCGAAATTGTCTAGAAATTCTCAATAAGGTATATACAAACATCAAAATTTTTGATACAATATGTAATGCAACTGCGAGCCGCCAGAAAGAAGCAGAGGATCTTGCGCGTACCTGTGACGCCATGATTGTGCTTGGCGGCCGCCAAAGTTCCAACACGGCCAAGCTTTATGAGGTGTGTAAACAGTATGCACCCACTTTTTTTGCACAATGCGCGGCCGAAATCCCCCGCGATGCTTTTGCGGGGGTGCATCATGTAGGTATTACTGCCGGTGCCTCCACACCGGCAAGCATAATAAAGGAGGTACTAGTTACCATGGCAGAAATTAATGAGGGCGCCAACAGCCCGGAAACCGCAGAAGGCGGTGACAACTTTGCAGAGATGCTCGAGGAGTCTCTGAAAAGTTTAAATACAGATGAGAAGGTACATGGCGTTGTCGTCGGTGTTACCCCGACAGAGGTCCTTGTGGATGTCGGCCGGAAGCAGTCTGGCTTTGTCCCGCGTGCTGAACTTACCAATGACCCCAATGCAAAAATTGAGGACCTTGTTAAGGTCGGCGACGAAATGGATCTGCTGATTATGCGTACAAATGACCAGGAAGGCACCATCATGCTTTCCAAGCGCCGTTTGGATGCAGCAAAGGGCTGGGACGAAATTGTCGCAGCAGAAGAAAACCAGACCGTGCTTACCGGCACAGTGGTCGAGGTTGTCAAGGGCGGCGTCATTGCTGTTACCAAAAATGTGCGTATTTTTATTCCAGCATCTCAGGCAACCGCATCCCGCAGCGATCCGCTGGATGCCCTGCTGAAGAAGGAAGTAAAATTCCGTATTATCGAAGTAAACCGTAGCCGCCGTCGTGCGGTCGGTTCCATTCGTTCTGTCCTGCGCGACGAGCGTAAGAAGCAGGCTGAGAAGTTCTGGGAAACCGCCGAAGTCGGCAAAGAGTACGACGGCGTTGTCAAGTCCCTCACTTCCTATGGCGCGTTTGTTGATTTGGGCGGCATTGACGGCATGATCCATATCAGCGAGCTTTCCTGGACCCGCATCAAGCATCCCAGCGAAGTTGTTAACATCGGCGACAAAGTGCATGTTTACATCAAAAACCTTGACCACGAAAAGGGCAAGATTTCTCTTGGCTACAAGCGCCCTGAAGACAACCCGTGGGAAGTGCTCAAGCGCGATTACCCAGTGGGCACCGTTGTTGAGGCAACCATTGTCGGTATGACTACTTTCGGTGCATTTGCACGCATTATTCCCGGCATTGATGGCTTGATTCACATTTCTCAGATTGCCGATCACCGCATTGACAAGCCGCAGGATGTACTGCAGATGGGCCAGACCGTCAAAGCAGTCATTACAGATATCGACTTTGACCGTCACCGTGTCAGCCTCTCTATCCGCAAGCTGATCGAAAGCGGCGAGATGCCCGAGCAGGCCGAAGATTCTGCTGAATAA